One Nocardia iowensis DNA window includes the following coding sequences:
- a CDS encoding 3-hydroxyacyl-ACP dehydratase FabZ family protein, translating to MTRELIMRDHGQIRRLLPQRYPMLLLDQVLDLVPGESVHAIKAVTACEPCYQGIAETADSDAWAYPVSLLLESFGQAAALLWIAGRESAADGVLLFGAARNCRIHSAAYPGDLLCHRICLDAQIGDTAFASGTTSIGDRLVAEVGTFAATVRPSSAVRPHIKNRENVTEREAE from the coding sequence ATGACACGGGAACTGATCATGCGCGACCACGGACAGATCCGGCGCTTGCTACCGCAGCGTTATCCGATGCTATTGCTGGATCAGGTGCTCGATCTCGTGCCCGGCGAATCCGTGCACGCGATCAAGGCGGTGACCGCCTGCGAGCCGTGTTATCAGGGCATCGCTGAAACGGCGGATTCGGACGCGTGGGCATATCCGGTATCGCTGCTGCTCGAGTCGTTCGGCCAGGCGGCGGCACTGCTGTGGATAGCGGGGCGCGAGTCCGCAGCGGATGGCGTGCTGTTGTTCGGGGCGGCACGGAATTGCCGAATACATTCCGCCGCCTACCCGGGCGATCTGCTGTGCCATCGAATTTGCCTCGACGCGCAGATCGGTGACACCGCGTTCGCGTCGGGGACGACCTCGATAGGGGACCGGCTGGTGGCCGAGGTCGGCACCTTCGCCGCCACGGTCCGGCCGTCGTCGGCAGTACGCCCGCATATCAAGAACCGAGAAAATGTCACGGAGCGAGAGGCAGAATGA
- a CDS encoding beta-ketoacyl synthase N-terminal-like domain-containing protein — protein sequence MTTGVTGWGILSAAGVGPQVFADALHGRRGTRHPIDTMYDEVLPEAQAHVVTDFDIKSHLGRKGTTFYDRGTGLALVATAQALEDSGLRVDDKNRRRVGVVFGTTAGSLSSTMTFSKDTLIQARPYLVNPALFPNTVMNTAAGQAAIRFQLKGVNTTLAGGPVAFLNVLRYAQNTLDRLRADALLVGAVEEFTPHSAWAGRHIGITPGEAAGVFVLERADEARRTGRQVHTELSPVVCRFSPGGPTVDAVLACADAALDQAATTWDALSHSLISGTDGPMAAHIRAAMALRAPRARQLDLEVTFGDCRAAAGVVQLAASLVVGAAAALMVGWSEDGALAAAVVRGCADVRGHRG from the coding sequence ATGACCACCGGGGTGACGGGCTGGGGAATTCTGAGCGCGGCAGGCGTCGGCCCTCAGGTCTTCGCCGACGCACTCCACGGCCGCCGCGGCACCCGGCACCCGATCGACACCATGTACGACGAGGTGCTGCCGGAGGCGCAGGCGCATGTCGTCACCGATTTCGACATCAAAAGCCATCTCGGCCGCAAGGGCACAACATTTTACGACCGTGGCACCGGACTGGCTTTGGTCGCGACCGCGCAGGCGCTGGAAGATTCCGGGCTTCGCGTTGATGACAAGAACCGCCGCCGTGTCGGCGTGGTCTTCGGCACGACCGCGGGCAGTCTCAGCTCGACGATGACCTTCAGCAAGGACACCTTGATCCAGGCCCGCCCGTATCTCGTCAATCCCGCGCTGTTCCCCAACACGGTGATGAATACCGCTGCCGGGCAAGCGGCGATCCGCTTCCAGCTCAAGGGGGTGAACACGACCCTGGCGGGCGGGCCGGTGGCATTTCTGAACGTCCTGCGCTACGCCCAGAACACACTGGACCGGCTGCGCGCCGACGCGTTGCTGGTCGGTGCGGTCGAGGAGTTCACGCCGCATTCGGCGTGGGCCGGTCGGCATATCGGTATCACTCCGGGTGAGGCGGCCGGTGTGTTCGTGCTCGAGCGGGCCGACGAGGCGCGACGCACCGGACGGCAGGTGCACACCGAGTTGTCGCCGGTGGTCTGCCGATTCAGTCCCGGCGGCCCCACCGTGGACGCGGTGCTGGCTTGCGCGGATGCGGCGCTGGACCAAGCCGCGACGACGTGGGATGCGCTGTCGCATTCGCTGATCTCCGGGACGGACGGCCCCATGGCCGCGCACATCCGCGCGGCCATGGCGCTGCGCGCGCCTAGAGCGCGGCAACTCGATCTCGAGGTCACTTTCGGCGACTGCCGGGCGGCGGCGGGTGTGGTGCAACTGGCCGCCTCGCTGGTGGTCGGCGCTGCGGCGGCGCTGATGGTCGGCTGGTCCGAGGACGGCGCGCTCGCGGCCGCGGTGGTCAGGGGGTGTGCGGATGTCCGTGGTCATCGAGGCTAG
- a CDS encoding beta-ketoacyl synthase N-terminal-like domain-containing protein, which produces MSVVIEASACRTCFGDGDATFLALLDGRSGIARLRYVDSGKVNVRCGFHAEPRTEEETFRASRWLGECVAEALARSAVDPRRHRVRAIIATGLRELRAVERMALDSDAEFAADALHFGTVVRRAAPGIADVLTISNACSAGGYALALAQDLLDAGEADAVVVGGTDSMTASMLAMIGKVSETPTTAVRPFDTDRTGVLLGEGAVVLVVVRESLVGALARARLLATGLSCDAARETALDHDGICRAMREAFERGARDPSCVDLVVAHGTGTALNDPAEATALSEVFGAATPLVTALKGAVGHTSGGSALLSTEIAIRCMAAGMVPPVVGLRQALPEAAHLRLVAGRPVTASVRTAQVNSFGFGGVNAVTLLEAVA; this is translated from the coding sequence ATGTCCGTGGTCATCGAGGCTAGTGCGTGTCGAACCTGCTTCGGCGATGGTGACGCGACCTTCCTGGCGCTGCTCGACGGCCGCAGCGGGATCGCACGGCTACGGTATGTAGATTCTGGAAAAGTCAACGTGCGGTGCGGATTTCATGCCGAGCCCAGAACCGAGGAAGAGACCTTCCGGGCGAGTCGCTGGCTCGGTGAATGTGTCGCTGAGGCTTTGGCCCGTTCGGCGGTCGATCCCCGGCGGCATCGAGTGCGGGCGATCATCGCCACCGGATTGCGGGAATTGCGTGCGGTGGAGCGGATGGCGCTGGACTCGGACGCCGAGTTCGCCGCCGACGCATTGCATTTCGGTACCGTGGTGCGTCGGGCGGCACCGGGCATTGCGGACGTGCTGACAATCTCCAACGCGTGCAGCGCGGGCGGATACGCGCTGGCGCTCGCGCAAGATCTGCTCGACGCGGGGGAGGCGGACGCGGTGGTGGTCGGCGGCACCGATTCGATGACGGCATCGATGCTGGCGATGATCGGCAAGGTCAGCGAGACACCGACGACGGCGGTGCGGCCCTTCGACACCGACCGGACCGGAGTGTTGCTCGGCGAGGGCGCGGTGGTCTTGGTGGTCGTCCGCGAGAGCCTGGTCGGCGCGCTGGCCAGGGCTCGCTTGCTGGCCACCGGGTTGTCCTGCGACGCGGCCCGCGAGACCGCGCTGGATCACGACGGCATCTGCCGGGCGATGCGGGAAGCTTTCGAGCGGGGTGCGCGGGACCCGTCATGCGTGGATCTCGTTGTCGCGCACGGCACCGGCACCGCGCTCAACGATCCCGCCGAAGCCACCGCATTGTCCGAGGTGTTCGGCGCGGCAACACCATTGGTGACCGCGCTGAAAGGCGCGGTAGGGCATACCTCCGGCGGTTCGGCACTGCTCAGTACCGAGATCGCCATCCGATGCATGGCGGCGGGGATGGTGCCACCCGTCGTCGGACTGCGGCAAGCGCTACCGGAGGCTGCCCACCTACGCCTGGTCGCGGGACGGCCGGTTACGGCGTCCGTCCGGACGGCCCAAGTGAACTCGTTCGGTTTCGGGGGAGTCAACGCCGTCACGTTGCTGGAGGCTGTCGCATGA
- a CDS encoding thioesterase family protein — protein sequence MNNAVNIRAAQRGEMTVRPRYDSANIRTWVGFKQFMCLVEEAVLQWFRDSGLGPGTLFHDYGLGLEIVDSSVLLPAVLDIDDQVTAEVSERGSGRFQVRLTASRGGTDVLVARATVTVALVRERGRAVLAPPPDLVELVVGGIGPPEYAAQQVVSPGTEVRRALGIGPTGFLWSWRVPYFYCHYSDRLQHSGYVRALEDVVDRFLDSRGISVGRMLADRGWIPVVSKARVHMLADVHMEETVHTTFTVEEILRGISHRGRMDCYVERDATMVHTATAGILHGYAIVDGPGAGTLAEFDPPTIAALLGDR from the coding sequence GTGAATAACGCGGTGAACATCCGCGCGGCGCAGCGCGGCGAGATGACGGTACGACCCCGCTACGACAGCGCGAACATCCGGACCTGGGTGGGCTTCAAACAGTTCATGTGCTTGGTCGAAGAGGCTGTGCTGCAATGGTTTCGCGATAGCGGGCTGGGTCCGGGCACCCTGTTCCACGACTACGGACTCGGCTTGGAGATCGTCGACTCTTCGGTGCTGCTGCCCGCGGTGCTCGACATCGACGACCAGGTCACCGCCGAGGTCAGCGAGCGCGGCTCCGGCCGCTTCCAGGTCCGGCTGACCGCGTCCAGGGGTGGAACGGACGTGCTGGTCGCGCGCGCGACGGTGACCGTCGCCCTGGTCCGAGAGCGCGGCCGAGCCGTCCTCGCGCCACCCCCTGACCTGGTCGAGCTCGTCGTCGGCGGCATCGGTCCGCCGGAATACGCTGCCCAGCAGGTGGTTTCGCCCGGCACCGAGGTGCGGCGGGCGCTCGGCATCGGCCCTACCGGGTTCCTGTGGTCCTGGCGGGTCCCCTACTTCTACTGCCACTACTCGGATCGGTTGCAGCATTCGGGATACGTGCGCGCACTCGAGGACGTCGTCGACCGGTTCCTCGACAGTCGCGGAATCTCGGTGGGCCGCATGCTCGCCGACCGCGGCTGGATACCGGTCGTCTCCAAGGCCCGCGTGCACATGCTCGCCGACGTGCACATGGAAGAAACCGTGCACACCACATTCACCGTCGAAGAGATCCTGCGCGGCATCAGCCATCGGGGTCGGATGGATTGCTACGTCGAGCGGGACGCGACGATGGTGCACACCGCGACGGCAGGCATTCTGCACGGATACGCGATCGTGGACGGTCCTGGCGCGGGTACCCTCGCCGAGTTCGATCCGCCGACGATTGCCGCACTCCTGGGAGATCGCTGA
- a CDS encoding beta-ketoacyl-[acyl-carrier-protein] synthase family protein: protein MDRVVVTGLGPVSSIGIGVADFGRGLRAGRIGTSEIAGFDSTGFPYVHGGEVHGFAPQAMVRRVDPASWGRTSLFAAAAARLAVDDAGLGMGDVARDRIGAVVGTTSGESQVVEALTAQQVAGGFEALDPKLVELVPAARLAHAVSEELDASGPSITITTACSASNYALAYAYEHLCSGSADVMVAGGADSVCRWAHAGFYRMGALAERACSPFDRDRSGILTGEGGAALVLETFEHARARGARIYAEMLGYGLNCDAHHMVAPNQDDIAECVRQAHRSAGVAPGDIDYICAHGTGTRANDLVEARAIRDVFGDRPPPVSSIKSMLGHTMGAASGFGAIASTLAIADGFLPPTVNWRNQDPDMPWLDPVANVARTARVRTVQNNGFAFGGNNAITIFGAMDEVRA, encoded by the coding sequence GTGGACCGGGTTGTCGTCACCGGCCTCGGCCCGGTGTCGAGTATCGGCATCGGTGTCGCCGACTTCGGCCGAGGATTGCGGGCCGGGCGGATCGGCACCTCCGAGATCGCCGGCTTCGATTCGACCGGCTTCCCCTACGTGCACGGCGGAGAGGTCCACGGGTTCGCGCCACAGGCCATGGTCCGCCGGGTCGACCCGGCGAGTTGGGGGCGCACCAGCCTGTTTGCCGCGGCGGCGGCGCGCTTGGCCGTCGACGATGCCGGGCTGGGCATGGGCGACGTAGCGCGCGACCGCATCGGTGCGGTAGTGGGCACGACGAGCGGGGAATCGCAAGTCGTGGAGGCACTTACGGCCCAGCAGGTGGCGGGCGGGTTCGAGGCACTGGATCCGAAGCTGGTCGAGCTCGTGCCCGCCGCACGCCTCGCACATGCGGTGAGTGAGGAACTGGATGCGTCCGGACCGTCGATCACGATCACGACCGCGTGTTCGGCGAGCAATTACGCGCTGGCGTACGCCTACGAGCACCTGTGCTCCGGCAGCGCGGACGTGATGGTTGCCGGCGGCGCGGATTCGGTGTGCCGGTGGGCGCACGCCGGCTTCTACCGGATGGGTGCGCTCGCGGAGCGCGCCTGTTCACCGTTCGATCGGGACCGTTCGGGCATCCTCACCGGCGAGGGCGGCGCCGCCCTCGTGCTGGAGACATTCGAGCACGCGCGGGCTCGCGGCGCGCGGATCTATGCCGAGATGCTCGGCTACGGCCTCAACTGCGACGCCCACCATATGGTGGCACCGAACCAGGACGACATCGCCGAGTGTGTCCGGCAGGCGCACCGCAGTGCGGGCGTCGCACCAGGCGACATCGACTACATCTGCGCGCACGGAACCGGTACGCGGGCCAACGATCTCGTCGAGGCGAGGGCGATCCGTGACGTGTTCGGCGACCGGCCGCCGCCGGTGAGCTCCATCAAGTCGATGCTCGGTCACACGATGGGGGCGGCGAGTGGGTTCGGCGCGATCGCGTCGACGCTGGCCATCGCCGACGGGTTCCTTCCGCCGACCGTCAATTGGCGCAACCAGGATCCCGACATGCCGTGGCTGGACCCGGTTGCCAATGTTGCGCGGACCGCGCGCGTGCGCACGGTCCAGAACAACGGGTTCGCCTTCGGCGGCAACAACGCGATCACCATCTTCGGTGCCATGGACGAGGTGCGGGCATGA
- a CDS encoding acyl carrier protein has product MTMVPSKELKAQLREIVAEVLEIEPEELSDTADFVSEYDADSLRAIEILARIEKRFGIDVPQYELPEMRNMKAVEDLVQRYLDAG; this is encoded by the coding sequence ATGACCATGGTGCCGAGCAAAGAACTGAAGGCGCAATTGCGCGAAATCGTCGCCGAAGTGCTCGAAATCGAACCCGAAGAGCTATCGGACACAGCGGATTTCGTGTCGGAGTACGACGCGGATTCGTTGCGGGCAATCGAGATCCTGGCGCGCATCGAGAAGCGATTCGGCATCGACGTGCCGCAGTACGAATTGCCGGAAATGCGCAATATGAAGGCGGTCGAGGACCTGGTGCAACGTTATCTGGACGCGGGCTGA
- a CDS encoding beta-ketoacyl synthase N-terminal-like domain-containing protein: protein MPSGLSGDQDKSDLPPERVHEILGRKGLLHKEPATRLALCAVHRALGLPAGASRNLGPPQPRTAVVASSNLGNVATVARLARTVAAGDLRGVSVLDAPNASSNVLASAVAIWFRCGGPNVMVCSGATSGLDAVATGRFLINAGRAERVIVVGAEPDDEIAAALYRHAVAPDQVLLRSAAGCVVLERADRVTWPAPVIGTMHAGPPPTQPPPDDFDATFGACGVLRTAAAAASVLEHDHAVTVACGSRADGWKWLRVTPTEQGGATSE from the coding sequence TTGCCGTCCGGGTTGTCCGGCGACCAGGACAAATCCGACCTTCCGCCGGAGCGGGTGCACGAAATCTTGGGCCGAAAAGGCTTGTTGCACAAGGAACCGGCGACCCGGCTCGCGTTGTGTGCGGTGCATCGGGCGCTGGGTCTCCCTGCCGGAGCGTCGCGGAACCTGGGCCCGCCGCAACCGCGCACCGCGGTGGTGGCCAGCTCGAACCTCGGCAATGTCGCCACCGTGGCGCGTCTCGCGCGCACCGTGGCGGCAGGCGATCTGCGCGGGGTCAGCGTGCTCGACGCGCCGAACGCGTCGAGCAATGTGCTGGCGAGTGCGGTGGCGATCTGGTTTCGCTGCGGCGGGCCGAATGTGATGGTGTGCTCCGGCGCGACCTCCGGTCTCGATGCCGTGGCGACCGGTCGGTTTCTGATCAACGCGGGCCGCGCCGAGCGGGTGATCGTCGTCGGCGCCGAGCCGGATGACGAGATCGCCGCGGCGTTGTATCGCCATGCGGTCGCACCGGACCAGGTCCTGCTGCGGTCGGCGGCCGGATGCGTGGTCCTCGAGCGCGCCGATCGCGTCACCTGGCCTGCGCCGGTGATCGGAACGATGCACGCAGGACCGCCACCCACGCAACCACCACCGGACGACTTCGACGCGACCTTCGGTGCGTGCGGTGTGCTGCGCACAGCGGCGGCGGCCGCATCGGTGCTCGAACACGACCACGCCGTCACCGTGGCATGCGGCAGCCGGGCCGATGGCTGGAAGTGGCTGCGAGTGACACCGACGGAGCAGGGAGGTGCGACGAGTGAATAA